The Desulfovibrio sp. JC022 genomic sequence CCTTGTAAAAGTTCCCGTCACAGGTGGCACAATAGCTGACCCCGTGACCGTAAAATTTGTCTTCGCCGGGAACACCGAGCATGCGCACGTTAACACCGGTTGCCAGCATAACCCCTTTGGCCCGGTAGGTCTTTTCTTCGGTGGTTATCTCAATGCGGGGCCCGTATTTAACATCACTGACTTCGGCGAACTGGTGAATGTCGGTGTATTCGCGGGCATGGGTGCCAAGTATTTCCACCAGCTCGAATCCTTGAATATTGGTGAAGCCGGGGTAGTTTTCCACTTTGGGAGTCAGAGCAACCTGACCGCCTACACCTTGCTTTTCAAGGATAATACAGCTCAAGCCGCTGCGCTTGGCGTAAATTCCGGCACTCATTCCGGCAGGGCCGCCTCCTATGATGACCAGATCAATATTCACGTAGGTTGTGTCTTCGGGAGTTTCTTTTTTTGCAGTCCGTTGCTCTTCTACAACTTCCTCGAGTGGTTTGAGGAAGAGCAGCTGGAGCATGAATTTCTCTTCCGGCTCCAGTCCGGTAAAGGTCGCTTTATCGTTGACGTCGGTGTGCGGAACAGAGCCGACATTGTATTCATGGGCCATGTTTTCATTATCAAGGGTGGAGATGTTCCATGCTGAAATTTTATCAGGTCTGGCAACTGCGGCTTTGAATGCATTGATGGCCTGTCCGGGGCAGTAGGGGCAGGTGGGGCTGGCAAACATCTTGATCAGTCTGTCTTCTTCGAGCGGTTCGAGTATTTCTTTTGTAGAGTCAGAGATAGCGTCAATACCCTTGGATGCTAGGTTCAGTGCTTCCACCAATGCGCGTCCCTCTTCCCCGGCAGGAGCACCGAGAAAGCGGATATCATATTCATCCGGCGAAATGAGTACAGTGGGGGTGGTGATAATATTGCGGTTTTTGCCCATTTCGCTGTCCACTGCGTATTCACGTAATTCAATTTTGTCGCTCATCACATTGAATGCCCGGCAGATATTGAGGGTGAATTCATTATATTCGCGGTGTTCACCGTCAGTGGTATATACCTCAATAGTTACGATCCGCTTGAATCCGGCAAAGAGTTTTTCAAGATATTCGCGGCTTTCTTCAGGTATAAAATTGCGGTATTTCTCTTCTGCGCTCAGGGTACTCATGTTTGGTCTCCTTGTTGATCCCGCTTGAATTATGCGGGTACTGATCTTCTCATCAACAATAAATATATTGCTTTCATCAATATGACTTATTTTACCGTTTCGGAAAAGGGGTTTTCCTAAAACAGCCACACCTTGCTATCAGTAATGATTATTAAAAGCAATGATAGGGTAAGTTATTTGTAGATTAAATTAAAGAGGACAGCATTTGAGAAGCTGGTATTGGCAGGAAAAATTCCGAGTTTAGCGTAAAGCGGCTTCAGGCTGGATTTATGGCCCCAAAGTTCTCCGGAATATTGTTTCGGTACTATTAATTTAATTGGGTCAGCCCCGGTCCCGGCTAGCCGGGAACGTAGAAACAGGTAGAGAGCTTTGGAGCGTATTTTCTGACCCAGTGCAGGATGAACCGGACCGGCTACAATGCTGTCTTCAAAACCGTCTTCGTGAGCCACGCCGATGCGGATGACGTGGATTTTGTGCATCCATAGTCTGAGCAGGGCCGGAGCCAGTTCTTCTTCAGTACGGCTTAGGGACCATGGGGTGTATTTCCCGGCCCGGTATAGTTTTTCAAGTCCGGTGCCTTTGACTGTCAGGCAGGGGTAAATGCGCACTGCGTCGGGGCTTAGCTCAATAGTCCGGCTGATGTCACGCTGGAAATCACCGCGTTTTGTTCCGGGCAATCCGGGGAGCAGCTGAATGCCCAGTGAAAGGCCGCTTTCACGTACAGTGCGGCAGGCTTTGACGGCTGTTTCCGGGGAATAATTACGAGCGGACCGGCGCAGTACCAGTGCTGAAAAACTCTGGATACCCAGTTCGATCATGTCCAGTCCGTTTTTGCGTAGCTCTAAAATTTGATTATGTTCAATGCAGTCCGGCCGGGTGGAGCAGCGGACTTTGGTCAGAAACCCTTGTTTTTTAAATTTTGCGGCGAGTGAGACAAAGCGCAACTGCCATTCATACGGAAGAGCCGTAAAAGTTCCGCCAAAGAAAGCCAGCTCAAGTGGATCGCGGTCCTTTTTAGAAAAAAAAGCGGGAATATTATGTTCAAGATCTTGATATATTTCGCTTAATGTCTTAGCTCCTGTTCCAGTCTGCCTGTTTTGAGAGCAATAAATACATTTCGACGGGCAGCCCATAAAAGGCATGAAAACCGGCCAGATGCGCGTTTTCTGTTGTGCCGGTTCCGGGTGTTTGAAAATTGTAGTGTTCATATTTTCGGGCTGCTCAGGTAAAAAAATAAGACAAATCATGCCTTTGTTTAATAAATTAGCTTGATTAAAAAAACGTGGTCGGTTATTTATTTAAATATAACTGTCTCTTGAAGATTTCAGGATCGGTTTAAGACTATTTGTTCTAACATGCAACTACAGGAACAGCAGCAGTACTTATTATGAGTGATCAGGATTGTATTTTCTGTAAAATCGTGGCCGGTGAAATACCCTGCTTTAAGATTTATGAAACTGAGAAAGTGCTCAGCTTTTTGGATATCGGCCCGGTTAACAAAGGCCATGCCCTTGTTATCCCCAAGCAGCATTGCGAAAATATCTGGGATCTTCCCGCGGAACTGGGGCAGGATATATTTACAGCCGCCCAGCTTGCCGGGGATGCCATAGTCAAAGCTACCGGGGCTGACGGATTGAACCTGATTATGAATAATAATGAAGCGGCAGGCCAGCTTGTTTTTCATGCTCATTTCCATCTTATCCCAAGATTTAAAGAAGACGGTTTTGTCCATTGGGATCAGAGTGAATATGAAAGCATGGACGAGGCAATGGCCCTTGCTCAAAAGATAGAAAAGATGATAAAAGGATAAATTAATTGTAATTTATTCTCAGACGATAACGC encodes the following:
- a CDS encoding FAD-dependent oxidoreductase, whose product is MSTLSAEEKYRNFIPEESREYLEKLFAGFKRIVTIEVYTTDGEHREYNEFTLNICRAFNVMSDKIELREYAVDSEMGKNRNIITTPTVLISPDEYDIRFLGAPAGEEGRALVEALNLASKGIDAISDSTKEILEPLEEDRLIKMFASPTCPYCPGQAINAFKAAVARPDKISAWNISTLDNENMAHEYNVGSVPHTDVNDKATFTGLEPEEKFMLQLLFLKPLEEVVEEQRTAKKETPEDTTYVNIDLVIIGGGPAGMSAGIYAKRSGLSCIILEKQGVGGQVALTPKVENYPGFTNIQGFELVEILGTHAREYTDIHQFAEVSDVKYGPRIEITTEEKTYRAKGVMLATGVNVRMLGVPGEDKFYGHGVSYCATCDGNFYKGGKAVVVGGGNTALTDALHLKHLGIETTIVHRGDKFRAEKVLQDSVDREGIEIIWNSQVTEVIGDDQVESARIINKDGTESIKDTDVVFVAIGHTANTELAEKLGVELREDGFIKVDPTQRTSVERVYAAGDVTGGVRQIITATGQGAAAALTAFDDFTRLFDDTEKSNKNIW
- a CDS encoding elongator complex protein 3; protein product: MNTTIFKHPEPAQQKTRIWPVFMPFMGCPSKCIYCSQNRQTGTGAKTLSEIYQDLEHNIPAFFSKKDRDPLELAFFGGTFTALPYEWQLRFVSLAAKFKKQGFLTKVRCSTRPDCIEHNQILELRKNGLDMIELGIQSFSALVLRRSARNYSPETAVKACRTVRESGLSLGIQLLPGLPGTKRGDFQRDISRTIELSPDAVRIYPCLTVKGTGLEKLYRAGKYTPWSLSRTEEELAPALLRLWMHKIHVIRIGVAHEDGFEDSIVAGPVHPALGQKIRSKALYLFLRSRLAGTGADPIKLIVPKQYSGELWGHKSSLKPLYAKLGIFPANTSFSNAVLFNLIYK
- a CDS encoding HIT family protein translates to MSDQDCIFCKIVAGEIPCFKIYETEKVLSFLDIGPVNKGHALVIPKQHCENIWDLPAELGQDIFTAAQLAGDAIVKATGADGLNLIMNNNEAAGQLVFHAHFHLIPRFKEDGFVHWDQSEYESMDEAMALAQKIEKMIKG